From the Danaus plexippus chromosome 5, MEX_DaPlex, whole genome shotgun sequence genome, one window contains:
- the LOC116769110 gene encoding lachesin-like translates to MCDEMNVEILRPTRAVTMETGGLPLVSTFALLTIVAGQLQGSGYGEAEPEFLSPLENITVAQGRDVHFTCTVNHLGSYKVAWIKSDTKTILAIHTHMVTLNPRLSVTHNGHNTWKLYISNVEPKDSGTYMCQINTDPMKSQMGHLSVVIPPDIADDDGSEAGATEGGSVELRCTATGVPEPTMSWKRSGGRNIIFRDDSGKEIKVVESYVGSTLSLRGLKRTDMGTYLCIAANGIPPTKSRRYEVSVFFEPIVRVASLVVWRAADMQVTLQCYVEASPKALTMWQRGKSQTGAKLLNSSKYIISEDFLNEYAMKMNLTINRLKRNDFGEYTCSAANAYGKANVTITLKETPQKTTTTTTTTTTTTTTEMITTTVISTTRSPKRHYKKQPDRNKNALDIELMHGNSIGVYNFNSHGNNSHNEYAQRTERQKVRPSGPPRHYIVYNKASRYETSISVLIILAFL, encoded by the exons GTCAGCTGCAGGGTTCGGGCTATGGCGAGGCTGAACCAGAATTTCTGTCCCCCCTTGAGAATATAACTGTCGCGCAAGGCAGGGATGTGCATTTCACGTGCACAGTAAATCACCTCGGTAGCTACAAG GTGGCTTGGATCAAATCGGATACAAAGACAATATTAGCAATCCACACTCATATGGTAACACTTAATCCACGGCTGTCAGTTACACATAATGGACACAATACTTGGAAGTTGTACATCAGTAACGTAGAGCCGAAGGACTCTGGTACTTACATGTGCCAAATAAACACTGATCCCATGAAGAGTCAG aTGGGCCATCTATCGGTCGTGATCCCGCCGGACATCGCGGACGATGACGGCTCGGAGGCTGGTGCAACAGAAGGAGGTTCCGTAGAACTAAGATGTACAGCGACCGGAGTTCCGGAACCAACAATGTCGTGGAAAAGATCCGGCGGAAGGAACATAATATTCCGAGATGACAGTGGAAAAGAAATTAAGG tTGTAGAAAGCTACGTAGGTTCTACGTTATCATTGCGGGGCCTTAAGCGGACTGATATGGGTACATATCTCTGCATAGCTGCAAACGGAATTCCACCCACGAAGAGTCGAAGATATGAAGTTTCTGTGTTTT TCGAGCCGATCGTGCGTGTTGCCAGCTTGGTTGTATGGCGTGCCGCAGACATGCAAGTCACACTCCAATGCTACGTGGAAGCCTCCCCAAAAGCTCTGACAATGTGGCAACGAGGGAAATCACAAACAG GTGCAAAGCTGTTGAACAGTTCCAAGTACATAATATCGGAAGATTTCCTGAACGAGTATGCTATGAAAATGAACCTGACGATAAACCGCCTCAAAAGGAACGACTTCGGGGAATATACCTGCTCCGCAGCTAATGCTTATGGGAAGGCGAATGTTACTATAACGTTAAAAG AAACGCCGCAGAAGACGACAACCACGACCACGACGACGACCACGACCACTACAACGGAGATGATCACAACCACGGTCATTTCTACCACGCGTTCGCCCAAACGACACTACAAGAAACAACCGGATAGAAACAAGAACGCACTTGATATTGAACTGATGCATGGCAATTCTATAGGCGTTTACAATTTTAACTCCCACGGAAATAATTCTCATAACGAATACGCTCAGAGAACGGAACGACAAAAAGTACGACCTTCGGGGCCACCACGACATTACATCGTATATAATAAAGCATCCCGATATGAAACATCTATTTCTGTACTGATAATATTAGCGTTCttgtaa